The proteins below come from a single Flavobacterium lindanitolerans genomic window:
- a CDS encoding S41 family peptidase has protein sequence MKQPFLVICSCLLLTTMALGQNKKSISDKDLITICKTWGLLKYYEPVLSSGKIDADSLLVKALDQKLPAEKTITEWIDFLKTKTVIKKAEAVICKDQDNRNLSTAWIQKDKNLNAAQKKYLSGLVSSNQIPGGYYCQKPNFIRYSGGNEKTYTEKALQENYRILNLFRAWNVIEYFYPYKYGISKKWDNVLAEFIPLVKNATDALSYKKTMMLFSGSIEDTHSRIEPVNYKEIFGNYGAPFTYQIAENKIVVTKPVDVEICKAIGIEYGDVIETVNGESIDRIIQRNSKYISASNTSVKIRDSYNYMFYGEKGSFTIKGYDKNKKPFQKKIDRIDRTGGLWFENGIPDNSLVRYDETAKKVIYSAINKDNIGYIDFSFFETSEVDSIMKAMKNTKGIVFDLRGYSTNGGVVKTFNYLFPEPKWFGILTKPDFSKPGRFCWQDYIITEDYKYIGKENPDYYKGHVVILINENTQSLFEMWSMIFKTAPHITVIGSQTAGADGNETTIPLVNGEKMIFSGVGIFYPDRKETQRIGIVPDIKVKPNISDLQNKRDPLIEKGFEVILKK, from the coding sequence ATGAAACAACCCTTCTTAGTGATTTGCAGTTGTCTTTTATTGACCACAATGGCTTTAGGCCAAAATAAAAAATCCATTTCGGATAAAGACCTGATAACAATCTGCAAAACCTGGGGACTGTTAAAGTATTATGAACCTGTTCTTTCAAGTGGTAAAATAGATGCCGACTCCTTATTGGTTAAGGCCTTAGACCAAAAGCTTCCTGCAGAAAAAACCATAACAGAGTGGATTGATTTTCTGAAAACTAAAACCGTGATAAAAAAGGCTGAAGCGGTAATTTGTAAAGACCAGGACAATAGAAACCTGTCAACAGCCTGGATTCAAAAGGATAAGAATCTTAATGCTGCACAAAAAAAATACCTTTCCGGTCTGGTTTCATCCAATCAGATACCGGGCGGCTATTATTGCCAAAAACCAAATTTTATCCGTTATAGTGGCGGTAATGAAAAAACATACACAGAAAAAGCATTACAAGAAAACTACCGTATCCTGAACCTGTTCAGAGCTTGGAATGTTATTGAATATTTTTACCCTTACAAATATGGTATTTCAAAAAAATGGGACAATGTTTTGGCAGAATTTATCCCATTGGTTAAAAATGCAACTGATGCGCTTTCTTATAAAAAAACAATGATGCTTTTTTCAGGCTCAATTGAAGACACGCATTCAAGAATTGAACCTGTAAATTACAAAGAGATTTTTGGAAATTACGGTGCTCCTTTTACCTATCAGATAGCCGAAAATAAAATTGTAGTTACAAAACCTGTTGATGTTGAAATATGCAAAGCCATAGGCATTGAATATGGAGATGTGATTGAAACGGTAAATGGCGAATCTATTGACAGGATTATCCAAAGAAATTCAAAATACATTTCGGCTTCCAATACTTCTGTAAAAATCAGAGATTCCTATAATTATATGTTCTATGGCGAAAAAGGAAGTTTTACGATTAAAGGTTACGACAAAAACAAAAAGCCATTTCAAAAAAAGATTGATAGAATTGACAGAACAGGCGGGTTATGGTTTGAAAATGGAATTCCTGACAATAGCTTAGTACGTTATGATGAAACTGCAAAAAAAGTAATCTACTCAGCTATCAATAAGGACAATATAGGCTACATTGACTTTTCTTTTTTCGAAACTTCAGAAGTTGACAGCATTATGAAGGCTATGAAAAATACAAAAGGAATAGTGTTTGACCTGAGAGGATACAGTACAAACGGCGGAGTTGTAAAAACTTTCAACTATCTTTTTCCGGAACCTAAATGGTTTGGCATTCTGACAAAGCCCGATTTTAGCAAACCAGGAAGATTCTGTTGGCAGGATTACATCATCACGGAAGATTATAAATACATTGGCAAGGAAAATCCTGATTATTATAAAGGTCATGTCGTTATCCTTATTAATGAAAATACGCAGAGCCTTTTTGAAATGTGGTCTATGATTTTCAAAACAGCACCACATATTACCGTTATAGGAAGCCAGACAGCCGGAGCCGACGGTAACGAAACTACTATTCCTTTAGTGAATGGCGAAAAAATGATTTTTTCTGGCGTAGGAATCTTTTATCCGGATAGAAAAGAAACGCAGAGAATAGGAATTGTTCCTGACATTAAAGTAAAACCAAACATTTCTGACCTTCAAAATAAGCGGGACCCACTTATCGAAAAAGGCTTTGAAGTAATACTTAAAAAATAA
- a CDS encoding LytR/AlgR family response regulator transcription factor, with product MTTLIIEDEKPSARLLQRKLQKLDIETSTMLHSVEEAINWFQDNPHPDLIFLDIQLSDGLSFEIFDAIDIKSAIIFTTAYDEYALRAFKLNSIDYLLKPIDEDDLEAAINKFKSRQPKAESMSLDLEMIKKMLVSPDTKNYKKRFTIKTGQHLKMINIDEVECFYSENKGTYLHTTDNRDYLLEGTLEQLETELDPKDFFRVSRKFIVPMKTIKDIVVYSNSRLKLILPTYKEDEVIVSRERVNDFKNWIG from the coding sequence ATGACAACCCTAATTATCGAAGACGAAAAACCGTCAGCAAGATTGCTGCAGAGAAAGCTTCAAAAATTGGATATAGAAACAAGTACGATGCTTCATTCGGTAGAAGAAGCAATTAACTGGTTTCAGGACAACCCGCACCCGGATTTGATTTTTTTAGATATCCAGCTTTCTGATGGACTATCATTTGAAATTTTTGATGCTATTGATATAAAAAGTGCCATTATTTTTACAACTGCTTATGATGAATATGCATTAAGAGCATTCAAATTAAACAGTATCGATTATCTGTTGAAGCCTATTGATGAAGATGATTTGGAAGCAGCCATCAATAAATTCAAATCCCGACAACCAAAAGCAGAATCCATGTCTCTGGATTTGGAAATGATAAAAAAAATGCTTGTCAGTCCGGATACCAAAAACTACAAGAAACGCTTTACGATTAAAACCGGACAACATCTGAAAATGATTAATATTGATGAGGTAGAATGTTTTTACAGTGAAAATAAAGGTACTTATCTGCATACGACAGACAACAGGGATTATCTTCTGGAAGGAACTCTGGAGCAGCTTGAAACCGAATTGGATCCTAAAGACTTTTTCCGCGTGAGCCGCAAATTCATTGTTCCTATGAAAACAATCAAGGATATTGTAGTATACAGCAATTCAAGACTGAAATTAATCCTTCCAACCTATAAGGAAGATGAAGTAATTGTTAGCCGGGAACGGGTTAATGATTTTAAAAACTGGATAGGCTAA
- a CDS encoding 2TM domain-containing protein, with the protein MENLTEQEQRRLERAQKRVKSILGFYKHLIAYVLVNLFLISRHYFDLKPGEEFFKFSTFSVAFFWGFGLAVHAASVFGKNIFLGGDWEEKKINEIMEREKNSKWE; encoded by the coding sequence ATGGAAAATCTAACTGAACAAGAACAACGAAGATTGGAACGCGCGCAGAAACGTGTTAAATCAATCTTAGGATTTTATAAGCATTTGATTGCTTATGTGTTGGTGAATTTATTTCTTATTTCGCGACACTATTTTGACCTCAAACCAGGAGAGGAGTTTTTTAAGTTTTCTACTTTTTCAGTAGCTTTCTTTTGGGGATTTGGGTTGGCTGTTCATGCTGCTTCTGTTTTTGGAAAGAACATCTTTTTAGGAGGAGATTGGGAAGAAAAGAAAATCAACGAAATCATGGAAAGAGAAAAAAACTCAAAATGGGAATAG
- a CDS encoding 2TM domain-containing protein: MAVIITQMVMENFNSEKMAYERAKKRAKEIRGFYYNLTMYCIIIPILIIINLVFTPEFQWFWFSMLGWGTGLLCHGMAAFGYNPFLGKNWEEKKIKEIIEKEKRKQDYYQQNIK, translated from the coding sequence ATGGCAGTAATAATAACCCAAATGGTCATGGAAAATTTTAATTCTGAAAAAATGGCTTATGAAAGAGCCAAAAAAAGAGCAAAAGAAATCAGGGGATTTTATTACAACCTCACGATGTATTGCATCATCATTCCTATATTGATTATCATCAATCTGGTTTTTACTCCTGAATTTCAATGGTTCTGGTTTTCAATGTTGGGCTGGGGTACAGGGCTTTTATGCCACGGAATGGCCGCATTCGGATACAATCCTTTTTTGGGAAAAAATTGGGAAGAGAAAAAAATAAAAGAGATTATTGAAAAGGAAAAAAGAAAACAGGACTATTACCAACAAAATATCAAATAA
- a CDS encoding 2TM domain-containing protein, with protein MQKAIKYFFKTIVTGFVVSCAIIAIMFVLEAMFGRSFKIDASLFKEMGYYFLYGIVLTAINSTYFDFMNNRIEWKKYKRYRFTLSILGSVVLTVIGIFIIRLFIALVLEQRSYSEFIANENHRFYVVCLMITMVVTLAFHLIYFYKKSQENKVKEQKIIAGTASAKFETLKNQIDPHFLFNSLNVLTSLIEENQDNAQKFTTSLSKIYRYVLEQKDKELVSVEEELSFAKTYMNLLKMRFENSVFYELPESVKNPDAKVVPLSLQLLLENTVKHNIASETKPLHIRIYEKGDYLIIENDYQKKEVLQDRKGVGLQNIVDRYSIITNRKVRIEQTEKHFRVELPMLTKQIAIMETDYNTQESTYRKAQKKVEDIKGFYGNLTSYIVVNIGLAALNLITSPSHLWFLYPAIGWGIGVAVHGMTVFNYMPFLGSDWEEKKIRELMEKDKQDKWQ; from the coding sequence ATGCAAAAAGCTATCAAATATTTTTTTAAGACTATCGTAACAGGTTTTGTTGTTAGTTGTGCCATCATAGCAATAATGTTTGTGCTTGAAGCCATGTTTGGAAGAAGTTTTAAGATAGATGCTTCTTTGTTTAAGGAAATGGGGTATTACTTTCTATATGGTATTGTACTAACCGCTATCAATTCTACCTATTTTGATTTTATGAACAATAGAATAGAGTGGAAGAAATACAAAAGATACAGATTTACCCTTAGTATTCTTGGAAGTGTTGTTCTTACTGTTATTGGAATTTTTATCATAAGATTGTTCATTGCATTGGTTCTGGAGCAAAGGAGTTATTCAGAATTTATTGCCAATGAAAACCATAGGTTCTATGTTGTCTGTCTGATGATAACCATGGTCGTGACTCTGGCTTTCCATTTGATTTATTTCTACAAGAAATCTCAGGAAAATAAAGTTAAGGAACAGAAGATTATTGCCGGAACAGCCTCTGCAAAGTTTGAGACATTAAAGAACCAGATTGACCCGCATTTCCTGTTCAACAGCCTGAACGTATTGACATCGCTGATTGAAGAAAACCAGGACAATGCACAAAAGTTCACAACGTCGCTGTCTAAAATCTACCGTTATGTTTTGGAGCAAAAAGATAAGGAGTTGGTAAGCGTGGAAGAAGAGCTTTCGTTTGCCAAAACCTACATGAATCTCCTGAAAATGCGATTTGAAAACAGCGTGTTTTATGAACTGCCGGAATCGGTTAAAAATCCGGATGCAAAAGTAGTTCCGCTGTCGTTACAGCTTCTACTGGAAAATACGGTAAAACACAACATTGCCAGTGAAACAAAGCCTTTGCATATCAGGATTTATGAAAAAGGTGATTATCTGATTATTGAAAATGATTATCAGAAAAAAGAAGTCCTGCAAGACAGAAAAGGAGTAGGACTGCAGAATATCGTTGACCGGTATTCAATTATAACCAACAGGAAAGTAAGAATTGAGCAGACAGAAAAACATTTCAGAGTGGAACTGCCAATGCTCACCAAACAAATAGCAATTATGGAAACAGATTATAATACACAAGAAAGCACTTATCGTAAAGCGCAAAAAAAGGTAGAAGATATTAAAGGGTTTTATGGCAACCTGACCTCTTATATCGTAGTAAATATTGGATTGGCAGCGTTGAATTTGATAACATCACCCAGCCACCTATGGTTTCTTTATCCTGCAATTGGATGGGGAATAGGAGTAGCAGTACACGGAATGACCGTTTTTAACTATATGCCGTTTTTAGGCAGTGATTGGGAAGAGAAGAAAATCAGAGAACTGATGGAAAAAGACAAGCAAGACAAATGGCAGTAA
- a CDS encoding COX15/CtaA family protein — MKKYFSSITKTALILVYLVIIAGALVRMTGSGMGCPDWPKCFGYYIPPTDISELTWSPEREFKKGQVIIRGEKLLVAQEDFKSGSEFEENHWQVYTKHDYASFNPTHTWVEYINRLVGALAGLACFVMAVFSFSLWKQNKKITLLSWLVVFLMGFQAWLGATVVYSVLNPVKITIHMVMALLIVCIILYILNLAKPKPATPLKFDKVFDSVLIISLILTLTQIILGTQVRQFVDEQVKIYGYDAMHKILEDPIIGFYFHRTFSFVVLLVNVILITRNNKLQLGFKKINWVMWLLGIEILSGIVMYWYDFPFGSQTIHLVVASLLFGTQFYLILESKNREIK; from the coding sequence ATGAAAAAATATTTTTCCTCCATTACCAAAACAGCCCTGATTCTGGTTTATTTGGTAATCATTGCCGGTGCCTTAGTACGAATGACCGGTTCCGGAATGGGTTGTCCGGACTGGCCTAAATGTTTTGGCTACTATATTCCGCCAACAGATATTTCTGAACTTACGTGGTCGCCTGAACGCGAATTTAAAAAAGGGCAGGTAATTATTCGTGGCGAAAAATTGCTCGTGGCACAGGAGGATTTCAAATCAGGCAGTGAATTTGAAGAAAATCACTGGCAGGTTTATACAAAACACGACTATGCCTCGTTTAATCCAACGCATACCTGGGTAGAATATATCAACCGTTTGGTTGGAGCGTTGGCCGGATTGGCCTGCTTTGTCATGGCTGTCTTTTCTTTCAGCCTGTGGAAACAGAATAAAAAGATAACGCTGCTTTCATGGCTTGTGGTCTTTTTAATGGGTTTTCAGGCCTGGTTAGGAGCAACAGTTGTTTATTCTGTATTGAATCCTGTAAAAATTACCATCCACATGGTGATGGCGCTATTAATTGTATGCATTATTTTGTACATTTTAAATCTGGCAAAGCCAAAACCTGCAACACCACTAAAATTTGACAAAGTTTTTGACAGCGTCCTGATTATTTCGCTGATATTGACATTGACCCAGATTATCTTAGGAACACAGGTGCGCCAATTTGTGGATGAACAGGTTAAAATTTATGGCTATGATGCTATGCATAAAATTCTGGAAGACCCTATTATCGGGTTTTATTTCCACAGAACTTTTTCATTTGTAGTCTTGCTTGTCAATGTAATTCTAATTACCCGAAACAATAAATTACAGCTAGGTTTCAAAAAAATCAACTGGGTGATGTGGCTTTTAGGCATTGAGATACTTTCGGGAATTGTGATGTATTGGTACGATTTCCCGTTTGGTTCACAAACCATACATCTTGTAGTCGCATCACTTTTGTTTGGAACGCAGTTTTACCTAATTTTAGAAAGTAAAAACAGAGAAATAAAATAA
- a CDS encoding L-threonylcarbamoyladenylate synthase, whose translation MNEEVHKAYEVIKEGGIILYPTETVWGIGCDATNPDAVAKIYVLKRREESKSMIVLMNGERMVYNVFKDIPEVAWQILDLSEKPTTLILDNPRNIAKNLIAPDNTLGMRIVKEPFCYKLLERMKKPLVSTSANISGEPTPINYKEISPEILKGVDYVVNLQQEKMTGKPSAIIKLTSDSQVKIIRK comes from the coding sequence ATGAACGAAGAAGTTCACAAAGCTTACGAAGTAATCAAAGAAGGCGGTATTATTCTTTATCCTACGGAGACCGTTTGGGGAATTGGATGTGATGCGACCAATCCAGACGCAGTAGCGAAAATCTATGTCCTAAAAAGAAGAGAAGAGTCAAAATCAATGATTGTCCTGATGAATGGCGAAAGAATGGTATATAATGTCTTCAAGGATATTCCCGAAGTGGCCTGGCAGATTTTAGACCTTTCTGAAAAACCGACAACGCTGATTTTAGACAATCCGAGAAACATTGCCAAAAACCTGATTGCTCCTGACAACACTTTGGGCATGAGAATCGTAAAAGAACCTTTCTGCTACAAACTGCTGGAACGCATGAAAAAACCTCTTGTTTCTACTTCTGCCAACATATCCGGAGAACCTACTCCTATAAATTACAAAGAAATTAGCCCGGAGATTTTAAAGGGCGTTGACTATGTCGTAAATTTGCAGCAAGAAAAGATGACAGGAAAACCTTCTGCTATTATCAAACTGACTTCAGACAGCCAGGTTAAGATAATCCGAAAATAG
- a CDS encoding CCA tRNA nucleotidyltransferase — MKDKTSYKEAVNSKIFHVIAQASKELNIDSYVIGGFVRDLLLKRKFKKDIDIVAVGSGIELALKVSEMLPKKPKVQVFKTYGTAMLRFEDTEIEFVGARKESYHFESRNPVVENGTLEDDQNRRDFTINALAISLNEANFGELVDPFNGLSDLELKIIKTPLNPDITFSDDPLRMMRAIRFATQLNFDIEEESLKAIERNRERIKIISGERIVDELNKILMTDKPSIGFLLLHQTKLLHIILPELTALEGVDESEGQTHKDNFYHTLEVVDNIAPNTDDVWLRWAALLHDIGKAPTKRHHKKNGWSFHGHEFVGGKMVKKLFERLHMPLNHKMKYVSKMVMMSSRPIVLSQDIVTDSAVRRLVFDAGEDIEDLMVLCEADITTKNPNKFKKYHNNFKIVRQKIVEVEERDHIRKFQPPISGEEIMETFGLKPGREIGILKEAIKEAILEGEIPNEYQPAYNFMLKRAEKLGLQKTAN, encoded by the coding sequence ATGAAAGACAAAACTTCATATAAAGAAGCAGTAAACAGCAAAATATTCCATGTAATCGCGCAGGCTTCCAAAGAGCTCAACATTGACAGTTATGTTATTGGAGGATTCGTACGGGATTTACTTTTAAAAAGAAAATTTAAAAAAGATATCGATATTGTTGCTGTTGGAAGCGGCATTGAGCTGGCTTTGAAAGTTTCTGAAATGCTTCCAAAAAAGCCAAAAGTCCAGGTTTTTAAAACTTATGGAACGGCCATGCTCCGATTTGAAGATACTGAAATTGAATTTGTAGGCGCCAGAAAGGAGTCCTATCATTTTGAAAGCAGAAATCCTGTAGTTGAAAACGGAACTTTGGAAGACGACCAAAACCGCAGGGATTTCACCATCAATGCTTTGGCCATTTCACTAAATGAGGCCAATTTCGGAGAACTTGTTGACCCGTTCAACGGATTATCCGACCTGGAACTCAAAATCATAAAGACGCCTCTCAATCCGGATATTACTTTTTCTGACGACCCGCTTCGTATGATGCGCGCTATTCGTTTTGCCACGCAATTAAACTTTGATATAGAAGAAGAATCCCTCAAGGCAATCGAACGAAACAGAGAAAGAATAAAGATTATTTCCGGTGAACGAATCGTTGACGAGTTAAATAAAATATTGATGACAGACAAGCCTTCAATTGGTTTTCTCCTGTTGCATCAAACCAAGTTATTACACATCATCCTGCCTGAGTTGACAGCACTTGAAGGTGTTGACGAATCTGAAGGACAAACCCATAAGGACAATTTTTACCATACTTTGGAAGTTGTCGATAATATTGCCCCTAATACAGATGATGTTTGGCTTCGATGGGCTGCCCTGCTCCACGATATTGGAAAAGCGCCTACAAAACGCCACCATAAAAAAAACGGATGGTCGTTCCACGGCCATGAATTTGTTGGCGGAAAAATGGTCAAGAAATTATTCGAAAGGCTTCATATGCCATTGAACCATAAAATGAAGTATGTTTCCAAAATGGTAATGATGAGTTCGCGTCCTATCGTATTATCACAGGATATCGTAACCGATTCTGCCGTAAGAAGGCTTGTTTTTGATGCCGGAGAAGATATTGAAGACCTGATGGTTTTATGCGAGGCAGACATCACAACAAAAAATCCGAACAAATTCAAAAAATACCATAATAATTTCAAGATTGTACGCCAAAAGATTGTGGAAGTGGAGGAGCGCGACCACATCAGAAAGTTTCAGCCGCCTATTTCCGGAGAAGAAATCATGGAAACATTCGGCTTAAAGCCCGGAAGAGAAATCGGTATATTGAAAGAAGCTATTAAGGAGGCTATTCTTGAAGGAGAAATCCCTAACGAATATCAGCCCGCCTATAATTTCATGCTGAAAAGAGCGGAAAAATTAGGATTGCAAAAAACAGCCAACTAG
- a CDS encoding glycosyltransferase, translating into MFKHYLITRFNLRNPDWNVTKNNETLLTDEWMEDRMWLFENFCFPSVVAQTNTDFNWLIFFDTTTPEKYKSAITNLISDKTNIKAFYIDGMPEFYPAIQQFISEDAQNVPYLITSRIDNDDCIHKNFINEVQHKFQSQEYQAVDVIKGYSLQVKPRYILGKKEHIFNPFISLIEKNENPKTVWFNDHTLWKKETRITQITDKRLWMSIIHEKNKVNEFDGYDNVKWAHINKDFIVSEKMNSLIEKELIPYKNWMFLSLKNRLYVKLVLLSKKIKKALGVYKIK; encoded by the coding sequence ATGTTTAAACACTATCTAATTACTAGGTTTAATCTGAGAAATCCTGATTGGAACGTTACTAAAAATAACGAAACCTTACTGACCGACGAGTGGATGGAAGACAGAATGTGGCTCTTTGAGAACTTTTGCTTCCCATCTGTTGTGGCGCAGACCAATACGGATTTTAACTGGCTTATATTTTTTGACACTACAACACCCGAAAAATATAAAAGTGCCATAACTAACCTGATTTCGGATAAGACAAACATCAAAGCCTTTTATATTGATGGTATGCCTGAATTTTATCCGGCTATCCAACAGTTTATTTCTGAAGATGCACAGAATGTTCCTTATTTGATTACTTCAAGAATTGACAATGACGATTGTATCCATAAAAATTTCATCAACGAAGTACAGCACAAATTTCAGTCACAGGAATATCAGGCTGTTGATGTTATCAAAGGCTATTCTCTACAGGTAAAACCCCGTTACATATTAGGTAAAAAAGAACATATTTTCAATCCGTTCATAAGCCTGATTGAAAAAAATGAAAACCCGAAAACTGTTTGGTTTAACGACCATACGTTGTGGAAAAAGGAAACCCGTATTACGCAGATTACAGACAAGCGTTTATGGATGTCAATCATTCATGAAAAAAACAAGGTGAATGAGTTTGACGGTTACGACAATGTAAAATGGGCGCATATCAATAAAGATTTTATTGTATCAGAGAAAATGAACAGCCTGATTGAAAAAGAACTTATTCCCTATAAAAACTGGATGTTCCTGAGTTTGAAAAACCGATTGTATGTAAAATTGGTTCTTTTAAGCAAAAAGATAAAAAAGGCATTGGGTGTTTATAAAATAAAATAA
- a CDS encoding DegT/DnrJ/EryC1/StrS family aminotransferase, whose product MINVTQTFLPPQSEYNNLVKRAWDSLWLTNRGQLTLELENKLKEWLNTDSILITNNGTVPLQIALKLLGKGGEIITTPFSYVATTSAIVWEHCEPVFVDINPEYLTIDETKIEAAITPKTTAILATHVFGNPCQVEAIEAIAKKHNLKVIYDAAHSFGVEYKNQSLFNFGDVSTCSFHATKLFHTGEGGALFCKDKELFHKLYYSHNFGHNGPLDFHGLGINAKISELQSAMGLAVLPYIDNILAERKKVVDFYNANLNFSNLQGLKIRENTKWNYSYYPIILDSEETLLRVQKALNENQIFPRRYFYPSLNTVNFIKNTEMPVSESVSKRVMCLPLYVGLKTEDLEKITSIINQNI is encoded by the coding sequence ATGATAAACGTAACACAGACATTTTTACCACCGCAAAGCGAATATAACAACCTGGTTAAAAGAGCTTGGGATAGTTTGTGGCTTACAAACAGGGGCCAGTTGACCTTAGAATTGGAAAACAAGCTGAAAGAATGGCTGAATACTGATTCTATTTTAATCACCAATAACGGTACTGTTCCATTACAAATTGCACTGAAACTTTTGGGAAAAGGAGGAGAAATCATCACGACACCTTTTTCTTATGTTGCTACAACTTCTGCAATAGTCTGGGAACATTGCGAACCTGTTTTTGTTGACATCAACCCCGAATATCTTACAATTGACGAAACCAAAATAGAAGCTGCCATAACTCCAAAAACTACAGCAATACTAGCTACTCATGTTTTTGGCAACCCCTGTCAGGTGGAAGCAATTGAAGCTATCGCTAAAAAACATAATTTAAAGGTCATTTATGATGCTGCCCATTCTTTTGGTGTAGAATATAAAAATCAGTCTCTTTTTAATTTTGGCGATGTGAGTACCTGCAGTTTCCATGCAACCAAATTGTTCCATACGGGTGAAGGCGGAGCCCTTTTCTGTAAAGACAAAGAACTTTTTCATAAATTATATTACAGCCATAATTTCGGACACAACGGACCTTTGGATTTTCATGGTTTAGGAATCAATGCTAAAATTTCAGAACTTCAATCTGCTATGGGTCTGGCCGTTTTGCCTTATATCGATAACATTCTCGCCGAACGAAAAAAAGTGGTCGATTTTTATAACGCCAATTTAAACTTTTCCAATCTGCAAGGCTTGAAGATTCGGGAAAACACCAAATGGAATTACAGCTATTATCCTATAATTCTGGATTCTGAAGAAACGCTGTTAAGAGTACAAAAGGCATTAAACGAGAATCAGATTTTCCCAAGAAGGTATTTTTATCCATCCCTGAATACGGTTAATTTTATAAAAAATACCGAAATGCCTGTTTCGGAATCTGTTTCAAAAAGGGTGATGTGCCTTCCTTTGTATGTGGGATTAAAAACAGAAGATTTAGAAAAAATCACTTCTATAATCAATCAAAACATATGA
- a CDS encoding acetyltransferase — protein sequence MIIIGAKGHAKEVFDVLTIDAPDSFYFFDNVSADLEDSLFSYPILKTTEQARSQLKKNPDFILGLGNPFSRNKVYNLFLEYNGNPVSAIAKNAVVSKSAVLGKGLNIMPFAFVSADTFIGNGVLINAYASIHHDCKIGEFAEISPGAKVLGNCEIGAFTTIGANATILPKLKVGKNVTIGAGAVITKDIEDNAVVIGVPGKIIKYNVPKI from the coding sequence ATGATAATTATTGGAGCAAAAGGTCATGCTAAGGAAGTTTTCGATGTTTTAACCATCGATGCACCCGATTCGTTTTATTTTTTTGACAACGTTAGTGCCGACCTTGAAGATTCTTTATTCTCATATCCGATTCTAAAAACTACCGAACAAGCCCGGTCCCAACTCAAAAAAAATCCCGATTTTATCTTAGGACTTGGTAATCCTTTTAGCAGAAATAAAGTTTACAACCTGTTTTTAGAATACAATGGCAACCCTGTTTCAGCAATAGCCAAAAACGCTGTTGTGAGCAAAAGTGCCGTTTTGGGAAAAGGACTGAACATCATGCCTTTTGCATTTGTATCTGCAGACACTTTTATTGGAAACGGTGTATTGATCAATGCTTATGCGAGTATCCACCATGACTGTAAAATTGGCGAATTTGCAGAAATATCGCCGGGAGCAAAAGTTTTGGGCAATTGCGAAATTGGTGCTTTTACAACAATTGGTGCCAATGCCACAATTTTACCTAAATTGAAAGTCGGAAAAAATGTAACTATAGGAGCCGGTGCCGTTATCACAAAAGACATTGAAGACAATGCGGTTGTTATTGGTGTTCCGGGAAAAATAATTAAATATAACGTTCCAAAAATATGA